A genome region from Sphingobium sp. WTD-1 includes the following:
- a CDS encoding ANTAR domain-containing protein: protein MRIVIIDDSGLRATVLEEGLREAGYDDIHIVPPRGAFVARLERMAPDVVLMDLGSPSRDTLEEMLTVSRALARPIAMFVDQSDDAMIGAAIDAGVSAYVVDGLRKERVKPVLELAVRRFNAFARMQSELDEARTALADRKIIDRAKSILMNQRNLSEQDAYALLRSSAMNQGKKIVDVAQALITASDLLGGGI from the coding sequence ATGCGAATCGTCATCATCGACGACAGCGGATTGCGAGCGACGGTCCTGGAAGAAGGGCTGCGCGAAGCGGGCTATGACGATATCCATATCGTCCCGCCCCGTGGCGCCTTCGTTGCCCGGCTCGAACGCATGGCGCCCGATGTCGTCCTCATGGACCTTGGCAGCCCCAGCCGCGACACGCTGGAGGAGATGCTGACGGTCAGCCGCGCGCTCGCCCGGCCGATCGCGATGTTCGTCGACCAGTCGGACGATGCGATGATCGGCGCCGCGATTGATGCTGGCGTATCCGCCTATGTCGTCGATGGCCTGCGCAAGGAGCGGGTGAAGCCGGTGCTGGAACTGGCGGTGCGGCGCTTCAATGCCTTTGCCCGGATGCAGTCGGAGCTGGACGAGGCGCGCACTGCGCTGGCCGACCGCAAGATCATCGACCGGGCAAAATCGATCTTGATGAACCAGCGCAACCTGTCCGAGCAGGACGCCTATGCCCTGCTGCGGTCGAGTGCGATGAACCAGGGCAAGAAGATCGTGGATGTGGCGCAGGCGCTGATTACCGCCAGCGACCTGCTGGGAGGGGGCATATGA
- a CDS encoding CmpA/NrtA family ABC transporter substrate-binding protein, whose translation MSELLRIAFLPLTDVAVLAVARERGFAEEEGITLDLVRTTSWATLRDRLVYGQVQGAQMLAPLAVAVTLGLSQQPAALAAPYKLNVNGNMLVMAPDFAKALEPDIARRLVDPLGTAHDFAAAIGLWRRKPVIGVVHRFSSHAIMLRYWLASAGIDPDRDIVLRVLPPSLTVEAMRAGEIDGFIAGEPWGSAAIEAGLAETVAIGERIWQRGVEKVLAFRQDWLEANPETVDRLLRSLARAAAWCDDPAHHEALADLLSDPRYVDQPAELIRSALSGRIGARLGEAPVANPDFILFAREATAFPWRSQALWIYSQLVRWGMVAHDAETAARAAAVFRPDIFRRALADSGLPMPGASMKLEGAVSAPMPVGAHRGDLTLGPDRFFDGRIFDPERIEDFLRDFAPQR comes from the coding sequence ATGAGCGAGTTGCTGCGGATAGCCTTTCTGCCGCTGACGGACGTGGCCGTGCTGGCGGTCGCGCGCGAACGGGGCTTTGCCGAGGAAGAGGGGATTACGCTCGATCTGGTGCGCACCACCAGTTGGGCGACGCTGCGCGACCGGCTGGTCTATGGCCAGGTGCAGGGCGCGCAGATGCTGGCGCCGCTGGCCGTGGCGGTCACGCTGGGCCTCAGCCAACAACCCGCCGCGCTGGCTGCGCCCTACAAGCTCAACGTCAACGGCAATATGCTGGTGATGGCGCCCGATTTCGCCAAGGCGCTGGAGCCGGACATCGCCCGGCGGCTCGTCGATCCGCTCGGCACCGCCCATGATTTTGCCGCCGCGATCGGGCTATGGCGGCGCAAGCCGGTGATCGGCGTGGTCCATCGCTTTTCCAGCCATGCGATCATGCTGCGCTACTGGCTGGCGAGCGCGGGGATCGATCCCGATCGCGACATAGTGCTGCGCGTGTTGCCGCCCTCGCTGACGGTCGAGGCGATGCGGGCGGGGGAAATTGACGGCTTCATCGCCGGTGAACCCTGGGGCAGCGCGGCGATCGAGGCGGGACTGGCCGAAACGGTCGCGATCGGCGAACGCATCTGGCAGCGCGGGGTCGAGAAGGTTCTGGCCTTCCGCCAGGACTGGCTGGAGGCCAACCCCGAAACGGTCGATCGCCTGCTGCGGTCATTAGCGCGTGCGGCTGCCTGGTGCGACGATCCGGCTCATCATGAAGCGCTGGCCGATCTCCTGTCCGATCCGCGCTATGTCGATCAGCCGGCCGAACTGATCCGGAGTGCCTTGTCCGGACGGATCGGTGCGCGGCTGGGTGAAGCGCCGGTCGCCAATCCCGATTTCATCCTGTTCGCGCGGGAGGCAACTGCCTTCCCCTGGCGCAGCCAGGCGCTGTGGATCTATTCGCAACTGGTGCGCTGGGGCATGGTTGCCCATGATGCCGAAACTGCGGCACGCGCCGCAGCCGTTTTCCGGCCGGACATCTTCCGCCGGGCGCTGGCCGACAGTGGCCTGCCGATGCCCGGCGCCAGTATGAAACTGGAAGGAGCGGTCAGTGCCCCGATGCCGGTCGGTGCCCATCGCGGCGACCTGACGCTTGGCCCGGATCGCTTCTTTGACGGGCGAATCTTCGACCCTGAACGGATCGAGGATTTCCTGCGGGATTTTGCGCCGCAGCGTTGA
- a CDS encoding nitrate/nitrite transporter, giving the protein MATAYWDREGEAASATATTSFWKAGHAPTLIAAFLYFDLAFMVWVLLGPLAPMIAKTLALTPAEKGLMVATPTLAGALLRVVNGLLVDRIGPKRSGAISQIIVIAGLFLAWLMGVNSFGGTLVLGVILGFAGASFAIALPLASRWYPPEHQGKAMGLAGMGNSGTVLASLFAPMLAKAFGWNAVLGLACIPLSIVFVAYMIMAKDAPNAPPAKRLVDYFEPLKTADAWWLMAFYAVTFGGFVGLAASLPIYFTDQFGLTPIIAGYCTAACVFAGSLVRPMGGALADRIGGVKALMIVYIVAALALAGVSQATTLASALALFVLAMLALGTGNGSVFQLVPQRFQAEIGVMTGLVGMAGGIGGFYLASSLGLAKQLTGSFAPGFLIFAGLAVLALLGVALVKAKWRANWTSGARI; this is encoded by the coding sequence ATGGCTACTGCTTATTGGGACCGCGAAGGGGAGGCCGCATCGGCCACCGCCACGACAAGCTTCTGGAAGGCCGGCCACGCGCCGACCCTGATTGCCGCCTTTCTCTATTTCGATCTCGCCTTCATGGTCTGGGTCTTGCTAGGGCCGCTGGCGCCGATGATCGCCAAGACGCTGGCGCTGACGCCCGCGGAAAAGGGGCTGATGGTGGCGACACCGACGCTCGCCGGCGCGCTGCTGCGCGTGGTCAACGGCCTGCTGGTCGATCGCATCGGACCGAAGCGGTCGGGCGCGATCAGCCAGATCATCGTCATCGCCGGGCTGTTCCTGGCCTGGCTGATGGGCGTCAACAGCTTCGGCGGCACGCTGGTGCTGGGCGTCATTCTGGGCTTTGCCGGGGCGAGCTTTGCAATTGCGCTGCCGCTCGCCAGTCGCTGGTATCCGCCCGAACATCAGGGCAAGGCGATGGGCCTTGCCGGCATGGGCAATTCAGGCACGGTTCTGGCCTCGCTGTTTGCGCCGATGCTGGCCAAGGCATTTGGTTGGAACGCGGTGCTGGGCCTTGCCTGCATCCCGCTGTCGATCGTTTTCGTCGCCTATATGATCATGGCCAAGGATGCGCCCAACGCGCCGCCAGCCAAGCGGCTGGTCGATTATTTCGAGCCGCTCAAGACCGCGGATGCCTGGTGGCTGATGGCCTTCTACGCCGTGACCTTCGGTGGCTTCGTCGGACTGGCGGCATCGCTGCCCATCTACTTCACCGACCAGTTCGGGCTGACCCCGATCATCGCGGGCTATTGCACCGCTGCCTGCGTCTTCGCCGGGTCGCTGGTGCGGCCGATGGGCGGCGCGCTGGCGGATCGGATCGGCGGCGTGAAGGCGCTGATGATCGTCTATATCGTGGCGGCGCTGGCGCTCGCCGGCGTGTCGCAGGCGACGACGCTGGCCAGTGCGCTGGCCCTCTTCGTCCTCGCCATGCTGGCGCTGGGCACCGGCAACGGCTCGGTTTTTCAGCTGGTGCCGCAGCGTTTCCAGGCGGAAATCGGCGTGATGACCGGCCTTGTCGGCATGGCCGGCGGCATTGGCGGCTTCTACCTCGCCAGCTCTTTGGGTCTTGCCAAGCAACTGACCGGTAGCTTCGCACCCGGCTTTCTGATCTTCGCCGGTCTTGCCGTGCTGGCCCTGCTGGGCGTGGCGCTGGTCAAGGCGAAGTGGCGCGCCAACTGGACCAGCGGCGCCCGCATCTGA
- the nirB gene encoding nitrite reductase large subunit NirB, with translation MDFQDGIDPVTQDEDNVLPPLGQAREHLVVIGNGMAGCRTVEELLARDAGRYRVTIFGAEPYVNYNRIMLSPVLAGEKTFEQIVINDAAWYADNGIELIAGDPVTAIDRATKTVSSQSGCTIGYDKLLIATGSDPFIIPVPGKDLPGVISFRDMKDVDTMLAAAADGGSAVVIGGGLLGLEAAHGLTLRGMKVTVIHLMDTLMERQLDEAAGWLLKTALEGRGQTILTGANTEAIYGDGKVEGVRLKDGREIPASLVVMAVGIRPATALARDAGLAVNRGIQVDDHMVTSDPDVLAVGECVEHDGNVYGLVAPLWDMCRSLADGLTDQHSGYKGSVTSTKLKVAGLDVFSAGDFSGGEGCEDIVLRDASRGVYKRVIVKDDKLIGAVLYGDTVDGGWYFDLLKREENVADMRDMLIFGQAFASGGGALDPKAAVAALSDEAEICGCNGVSKGQVVSCIAKGAHSLDAVRATCKASASCGSCTGLVETLLALTLGDDVQSGPKTMCKCTSFTHDDVRREIVAQDMRSIPEVMQKLNWSTPEGCSSCRPALNYYLLCALPGNYQDDQRSRFVNERMHANIQKDGTYSVVPRMWGGLTNPKELRAIADVVEKYNAPMVKVTGGQRLDIFGIRKEDLPAVWADLNAAGMVSGHAYGKSLRTVKTCVGSEWCRFGTQDSTGLGVKIEHMTWGSWMPHKFKIAASGCPRNCAEATIKDFGVVCVDSGYELHVGGNGGIHVRATDLLCKVATEQEALDYCAAFIQLYREEARYLERTAPWIERVGVDYVKSRIVADDVGREALRARFLFSQQFMQDDPWARRAAGEDAELHQHLAEVRPMETVA, from the coding sequence ATGGACTTTCAGGACGGGATCGACCCGGTCACGCAGGATGAGGACAATGTCCTGCCGCCCTTGGGGCAAGCACGCGAGCATCTGGTCGTCATTGGCAACGGCATGGCCGGCTGCCGCACGGTCGAGGAATTGCTGGCCCGCGATGCAGGACGCTATCGCGTCACCATCTTCGGCGCCGAACCCTATGTGAACTATAATCGCATCATGCTTTCGCCGGTACTGGCGGGAGAAAAGACGTTCGAGCAGATCGTCATCAACGATGCCGCCTGGTATGCCGACAATGGCATCGAACTGATCGCCGGCGATCCGGTGACGGCGATCGACCGCGCCACGAAGACCGTTTCCAGCCAGTCGGGCTGCACCATCGGCTATGACAAGCTGCTGATCGCGACCGGCTCCGATCCGTTCATCATTCCGGTGCCCGGCAAGGATCTGCCCGGCGTCATCAGCTTCCGCGACATGAAGGATGTCGACACCATGCTCGCCGCTGCCGCGGATGGCGGCAGCGCGGTGGTGATCGGCGGTGGCCTGCTTGGCCTCGAAGCCGCCCATGGCCTGACCCTGCGCGGCATGAAGGTGACCGTCATCCACCTGATGGACACGCTGATGGAGCGGCAGCTGGACGAGGCGGCCGGCTGGCTGCTCAAGACCGCGCTCGAAGGGCGCGGCCAGACCATCCTGACCGGCGCCAATACCGAAGCCATTTATGGCGACGGCAAGGTCGAGGGTGTGCGGCTGAAGGACGGCCGGGAAATTCCCGCCAGCCTGGTGGTGATGGCAGTGGGCATCCGCCCCGCGACCGCGCTGGCCCGCGACGCCGGCCTGGCCGTCAATCGCGGCATCCAGGTCGACGATCATATGGTCACCAGCGATCCCGATGTGCTGGCGGTCGGCGAATGCGTCGAACATGACGGCAATGTCTATGGCCTGGTCGCGCCGCTGTGGGACATGTGTCGCAGTCTCGCCGATGGCCTGACCGACCAGCATTCGGGCTATAAGGGCTCGGTCACCTCGACCAAGCTCAAGGTCGCGGGGCTGGATGTCTTCTCTGCCGGGGACTTTTCCGGCGGTGAGGGGTGCGAGGATATCGTCCTGCGCGACGCCTCGCGCGGCGTCTACAAGCGGGTCATCGTCAAGGACGACAAGCTGATCGGTGCGGTGCTCTATGGCGATACCGTCGATGGCGGCTGGTATTTCGACCTCCTCAAGCGCGAGGAAAATGTCGCCGACATGCGCGACATGCTGATCTTCGGCCAGGCCTTCGCCTCGGGAGGGGGCGCACTGGACCCTAAGGCGGCCGTTGCGGCGCTCTCGGACGAAGCCGAGATTTGCGGCTGCAACGGCGTCAGCAAGGGCCAGGTCGTCTCCTGCATCGCCAAGGGCGCGCATAGCCTGGATGCGGTCCGCGCCACCTGTAAGGCGTCGGCCAGCTGCGGCAGTTGCACCGGCCTGGTCGAAACCCTGCTCGCGCTGACGCTGGGCGACGATGTCCAGTCGGGGCCGAAGACGATGTGCAAATGCACCAGCTTCACCCATGACGATGTCCGTCGCGAAATCGTGGCGCAGGATATGCGCTCGATTCCCGAAGTCATGCAGAAATTGAACTGGTCGACGCCGGAGGGCTGCTCCTCCTGCCGTCCGGCGCTCAACTATTATCTGCTCTGCGCGCTGCCGGGCAACTATCAGGACGACCAGCGCAGCCGTTTCGTCAACGAACGGATGCACGCCAACATCCAGAAGGATGGCACCTACTCGGTCGTGCCGCGCATGTGGGGTGGGCTCACCAACCCCAAGGAACTGCGCGCGATCGCCGATGTGGTCGAAAAATATAACGCCCCGATGGTCAAGGTGACCGGCGGCCAGCGCCTGGATATCTTCGGCATCAGGAAAGAAGACCTGCCCGCCGTCTGGGCCGATCTCAATGCGGCCGGCATGGTGTCGGGCCATGCCTATGGCAAGTCGCTGCGCACGGTGAAGACCTGTGTGGGGTCCGAATGGTGCCGTTTCGGCACCCAGGATTCGACCGGCCTTGGCGTCAAGATCGAGCATATGACCTGGGGCTCGTGGATGCCTCATAAATTCAAGATCGCGGCGTCGGGCTGCCCCCGCAATTGCGCGGAGGCGACGATCAAGGATTTCGGCGTGGTCTGCGTCGACAGTGGCTACGAACTGCATGTCGGCGGCAATGGCGGCATCCATGTCCGCGCCACCGATCTGCTGTGCAAGGTCGCGACCGAGCAGGAGGCGCTCGATTATTGCGCCGCCTTCATCCAGCTCTATCGTGAGGAAGCCCGCTATCTGGAGCGCACCGCGCCCTGGATCGAGCGCGTCGGCGTCGATTATGTGAAGAGCCGCATCGTCGCCGATGATGTCGGCCGCGAAGCGCTGCGCGCCCGCTTCCTCTTCTCGCAGCAGTTCATGCAGGACGATCCCTGGGCGCGCCGCGCCGCCGGCGAGGACGCCGAACTGCATCAGCATCTGGCCGAAGTGCGCCCCATGGAGACCGTCGCATGA
- the nirD gene encoding nitrite reductase small subunit NirD produces the protein MIPNTQVGTWLDIGPVDQISPGNARTLPVRGGEEIAIFHTQDNQFYALVNKCPHKQGPLSQGIVHGSVVACPLHNWNISLKTGKALGSDEGCVPTIPLKVEAGRIFLLREAVIPVPAAAKAA, from the coding sequence ATGATCCCGAACACCCAAGTCGGAACCTGGCTGGACATCGGCCCCGTCGATCAGATCTCGCCCGGCAATGCCCGCACCCTGCCGGTGCGCGGCGGCGAGGAAATCGCCATCTTCCACACGCAGGACAATCAGTTCTACGCGCTGGTCAACAAATGCCCGCACAAGCAGGGACCGCTGAGCCAGGGCATCGTCCATGGATCGGTCGTCGCCTGCCCGCTGCACAATTGGAACATCTCGCTCAAGACCGGCAAGGCGCTGGGCAGCGATGAAGGCTGCGTGCCCACCATCCCGCTCAAGGTGGAGGCGGGCCGCATCTTCCTGCTGCGCGAGGCGGTCATTCCCGTGCCCGCCGCGGCAAAGGCGGCCTGA
- a CDS encoding nitrate reductase, translated as MAQAIRTTCAYCGVGCGIAATPTGPRSVIIKGDEAHPANGGRLCSKGTHLGETVALTGRLLHPMIGKRRAGWDKALDLVAKKFRETIERHGPDSVAFYVSGQLLTEDYYVANKLMKGFIGSANIDTNSRLCMSSAVAGHNRAFGEDMVPASYDDLEQADLILLVGSNTAWCHPIVYQRIQAARAARGTKLVVIDPRRTETCEGADLHLPIRPGSDVALMTGLLAWCDAQGVTDPAYLADHVNAPDGFWDHVRTGHDLWTTAQACDIDPALLKAFFELFAATPRTVTLFSQGINQSIRGTDQVNAIINVHLATGRIGKPGAAPFSITGQPNAMGGREVGGLASTLAAHMDFAPENVARVGRFWAAPHMATKPGLKAVDLFRAINEGRIKALWIMATNPAVSLPDAGRVRDALEAIPFLVVSDIIADTDSSVHAHVRLPAAGWGEKDGTVTNSDRTISRQRPFMALPGQARPDWWIITQVARRMGWKNAFAYDRPADIWREHARLTAYQNDGQRLLNLRAQAAIGNDAYDAMDSFRWGGAPFADGHFPTPDGKARLVLTKQMDLQGPLRDWPLTLNTGRYRDQWHTMTRTGLAPKLARHREEPLVEIYPQDADALGLADRDLARVSTAQGNSLFRVSISDGQRPGEIFTPIHWTDQISSGGRTGLLPRPLVDPHSGQPGFKSTPAAVEKVWTQWQGFLILRGQEPLKLPCLWATRVSVPGGALYELAGNGDAARLEACLPKGERVEAIDHVRGSRRVAIIQDGRLAGVLFVTRTGLLPSRDWLIGQLAADDVGATVLAARGPGSQPDKGATICVCFDIGLNQIVAAIRHQKLVDVPAIGKALGAGTNCGSCRPAIANILAQTSQETLHAAE; from the coding sequence ATGGCACAGGCGATCCGCACCACCTGCGCCTATTGCGGCGTCGGCTGCGGCATCGCCGCCACGCCGACCGGGCCGCGCTCGGTGATCATCAAGGGGGACGAGGCGCATCCGGCCAATGGCGGGCGCCTCTGTTCCAAGGGCACCCATCTGGGCGAGACGGTGGCGCTGACTGGCCGCCTGCTCCACCCGATGATCGGCAAGCGCCGCGCCGGCTGGGACAAGGCGCTGGATCTGGTCGCGAAGAAATTTCGCGAGACGATCGAGCGCCATGGCCCGGACAGCGTGGCCTTCTATGTCTCGGGCCAGTTGCTGACCGAGGATTATTATGTCGCCAACAAGCTGATGAAGGGCTTCATCGGCTCGGCGAATATCGACACCAACAGCCGCCTGTGCATGTCGAGCGCGGTTGCCGGCCATAATCGAGCCTTTGGCGAGGATATGGTGCCGGCCAGCTATGATGATCTGGAGCAGGCCGACCTCATCCTCCTCGTCGGCTCCAACACCGCCTGGTGTCACCCGATCGTCTATCAGCGCATCCAGGCCGCCCGCGCCGCGAGGGGCACGAAGCTGGTCGTGATCGACCCCCGCCGCACCGAAACCTGTGAGGGCGCGGACCTTCATCTGCCGATCCGGCCTGGCAGCGACGTCGCGCTGATGACCGGGCTGCTCGCCTGGTGCGATGCGCAGGGCGTGACCGATCCGGCCTATCTGGCCGATCATGTGAACGCGCCCGACGGATTCTGGGATCATGTCCGCACCGGCCATGACCTGTGGACGACGGCCCAGGCCTGCGACATCGACCCGGCGCTACTGAAGGCTTTTTTCGAGCTGTTCGCTGCGACCCCGCGGACCGTCACCCTGTTCAGCCAGGGCATCAACCAGTCGATCCGCGGCACCGATCAGGTCAATGCGATCATCAATGTCCACCTCGCCACGGGGCGCATCGGCAAGCCCGGCGCGGCGCCCTTTTCGATCACCGGCCAGCCCAACGCTATGGGCGGGCGCGAAGTTGGTGGCCTCGCCTCGACGCTTGCCGCGCATATGGACTTCGCGCCGGAAAATGTCGCCCGCGTCGGCCGCTTCTGGGCCGCGCCGCACATGGCGACCAAGCCGGGACTGAAGGCAGTAGACCTGTTTCGCGCGATCAATGAGGGGCGGATCAAGGCCCTCTGGATCATGGCGACCAACCCCGCCGTCTCGCTGCCCGATGCCGGCCGGGTGCGCGACGCGCTGGAGGCGATCCCCTTCCTCGTCGTGTCGGATATTATCGCCGACACCGACAGCAGCGTCCATGCCCATGTCCGCCTGCCGGCCGCCGGCTGGGGGGAAAAGGACGGCACGGTCACCAATTCGGACCGCACCATCAGCCGCCAGCGCCCGTTCATGGCGCTGCCCGGCCAGGCCCGGCCCGACTGGTGGATCATCACCCAGGTCGCCCGTCGCATGGGCTGGAAAAACGCCTTCGCCTATGATCGGCCGGCTGACATCTGGCGCGAACATGCGCGCCTGACCGCCTATCAGAATGACGGGCAGCGGCTGCTCAACCTGCGGGCACAGGCGGCGATCGGTAACGACGCCTATGACGCGATGGACAGTTTCCGCTGGGGCGGGGCGCCCTTTGCCGATGGGCATTTTCCGACCCCGGACGGCAAGGCGCGACTGGTGCTGACGAAGCAGATGGATTTGCAGGGGCCGCTGCGCGACTGGCCGCTGACGCTCAACACCGGTCGCTATCGCGATCAATGGCATACGATGACCCGCACGGGTCTGGCACCCAAGCTGGCCCGCCATCGCGAGGAGCCATTGGTCGAGATCTATCCGCAGGATGCCGATGCGCTGGGCCTGGCCGATCGCGACCTGGCGCGGGTGTCGACCGCGCAGGGCAACAGCCTCTTCCGCGTCAGCATCAGCGACGGGCAGCGGCCGGGCGAAATCTTCACCCCGATCCACTGGACCGATCAGATATCGAGCGGCGGGCGTACCGGCTTGCTGCCGCGTCCGCTGGTCGATCCGCATTCGGGCCAGCCCGGCTTCAAGTCGACCCCTGCGGCTGTCGAGAAGGTTTGGACCCAATGGCAGGGCTTCCTGATCCTGCGCGGGCAGGAACCGTTGAAGCTGCCTTGCCTCTGGGCAACGCGGGTCTCGGTGCCGGGCGGCGCGCTCTATGAACTGGCCGGCAATGGCGATGCCGCCCGACTGGAAGCCTGCCTGCCCAAGGGCGAGCGGGTCGAGGCGATCGATCATGTGCGCGGTAGCCGGCGGGTCGCGATCATCCAGGACGGCCGGCTGGCCGGCGTGCTGTTCGTCACCCGCACCGGCCTGTTGCCCTCGCGCGACTGGCTGATCGGCCAGTTGGCGGCCGACGATGTCGGCGCCACCGTTCTGGCCGCCCGCGGGCCGGGCAGCCAACCGGACAAGGGCGCCACCATCTGCGTCTGTTTCGATATCGGCCTCAACCAGATCGTCGCCGCGATCCGCCACCAGAAGCTGGTCGACGTGCCTGCCATCGGCAAGGCGCTGGGCGCGGGCACCAATTGCGGTTCCTGCCGCCCCGCCATCGCCAATATCCTGGCCCAGACCTCGCAGGAGACATTGCATGCAGCCGAATGA